From a region of the Methylocystis hirsuta genome:
- a CDS encoding M3 family metallopeptidase → MNNPLLRAWSGPFRLPPFDAIRPAHFLEAFETAFAEHKAEIDVIANDPSPPTFDDVIGALERSGRLLTDVGAVFWNLAAADSSPELQEIERDIAGAFSRHSSDVSMNPALFRRIEALYETRGAIDLTPERLRVLELTYKNFVRAGAKLKDADAARLKAILERLAGLSTQFSQNVLADESSWLLLLDESDLDGLSPDFRAAAARIAAERGSPGKYGVTLSRSSAEVFLQSSTRRDLRETVFRAWASRGENAGATDNRPLIREILQLRDERAKLLGFESFAAFKLDDAMAKTPAAVRDLIGHVWAPALTRAAEERAQVQAMIEEEGANFTVAAQDWRYYAERVRAKRYDLDQAALRPYFQLDNMIAAAFDVAQKLFGLRFVEQQGLPLYHPDVRAFDVLDTNGKHVALFLADYFARPSKRGGAWMSDFRAQHKLDGETRPIIVNVMNFTKGADGAPTLLSLDDARTLFHEFGHALHGMLSDVTYPSVAGTNVARDFVELPSQLYEHWLLEPAVLKKFALHAETGAPIPDDLVARITASRHFNQGFATVEFCASAHVDLDIHAQSVAPDFEAGGFETDSLAGISMPPEIVMRHRLPHFSHIFSGDGYSAGYYSYLWAETLDADAFEAFKETGDPFAPEVAQRLRDHIYAAGGRQDAAEAYVAFRGRMPTVEPLLRQRGFAEPAG, encoded by the coding sequence ATGAATAACCCTCTCCTTAGGGCCTGGAGCGGCCCTTTCCGCCTGCCGCCTTTCGATGCGATCCGCCCCGCGCATTTCCTCGAGGCGTTCGAAACGGCTTTCGCCGAGCACAAGGCCGAGATCGACGTCATCGCCAACGATCCATCGCCGCCGACCTTCGACGATGTCATCGGCGCGCTCGAGCGCAGCGGGCGCCTTCTGACCGATGTCGGCGCGGTCTTCTGGAATCTTGCCGCCGCCGATTCCAGTCCCGAATTGCAGGAGATCGAGCGCGATATCGCCGGCGCCTTTTCGCGTCACTCCAGCGATGTCTCCATGAATCCCGCGCTGTTTCGCCGGATCGAGGCGCTTTACGAAACGCGCGGGGCGATCGATTTGACGCCGGAGCGGCTTCGCGTTCTGGAGCTGACCTACAAGAACTTCGTGCGCGCCGGCGCGAAGCTGAAGGACGCCGACGCGGCGCGTCTCAAGGCGATCCTCGAGCGGCTGGCGGGCCTCTCGACGCAGTTTTCGCAAAATGTGCTGGCCGACGAATCGTCATGGCTGCTGCTGCTCGACGAAAGCGATCTCGACGGCCTCTCGCCTGATTTTCGCGCCGCCGCTGCGCGCATTGCGGCGGAGCGTGGATCACCCGGCAAATATGGCGTAACGCTGTCGCGCTCCAGCGCTGAAGTCTTTCTGCAGAGCTCGACGCGGCGCGATCTGCGCGAGACGGTGTTTCGCGCCTGGGCGAGCCGCGGCGAGAATGCGGGCGCGACCGACAATCGCCCGCTCATCCGCGAAATCCTGCAATTGCGCGACGAGCGCGCGAAGCTGCTCGGCTTCGAGAGTTTCGCCGCTTTCAAACTCGACGACGCCATGGCGAAGACGCCAGCCGCCGTGCGCGACTTGATCGGTCACGTCTGGGCGCCGGCGCTGACGCGCGCCGCCGAGGAGCGCGCGCAGGTCCAGGCCATGATCGAGGAAGAGGGCGCGAATTTCACCGTCGCTGCGCAGGACTGGCGCTATTACGCCGAGCGCGTGCGCGCGAAGCGCTACGATCTCGATCAGGCGGCGCTGCGTCCCTACTTTCAGCTCGACAACATGATCGCCGCGGCGTTCGATGTCGCGCAAAAACTCTTCGGCCTCCGCTTCGTCGAGCAGCAAGGCCTGCCGCTCTACCATCCGGATGTGCGCGCCTTCGATGTGCTGGACACCAATGGCAAGCATGTCGCGCTGTTCCTCGCCGACTATTTTGCGCGGCCGTCGAAGCGTGGCGGCGCCTGGATGTCGGACTTCCGCGCGCAGCATAAGCTCGATGGCGAAACCAGGCCGATCATCGTCAATGTGATGAATTTCACCAAAGGCGCCGATGGCGCGCCGACGCTGCTCAGCCTCGACGACGCCCGCACGCTGTTCCACGAATTCGGCCATGCCCTGCATGGCATGCTGTCGGACGTGACCTATCCTTCGGTCGCGGGCACGAATGTCGCGCGCGATTTCGTCGAGCTGCCCTCGCAGCTGTACGAGCACTGGCTGCTGGAGCCGGCGGTGCTGAAGAAATTCGCGCTGCACGCCGAGACGGGCGCGCCCATTCCCGATGATCTCGTCGCGCGCATCACTGCCTCGCGTCACTTCAATCAGGGCTTCGCGACGGTCGAGTTCTGCGCCTCCGCCCATGTCGATCTCGACATTCACGCGCAAAGCGTGGCGCCGGATTTCGAGGCGGGCGGTTTCGAGACGGACAGCCTCGCGGGGATTTCCATGCCGCCGGAAATCGTCATGCGGCACCGACTGCCGCATTTCTCGCATATCTTCTCCGGCGACGGTTATTCGGCGGGCTATTACAGCTATCTCTGGGCCGAAACGCTCGACGCCGACGCTTTCGAGGCTTTTAAGGAGACGGGCGACCCCTTCGCGCCCGAGGTCGCGCAGCGCCTGCGCGATCACATCTACGCCGCGGGCGGAAGACAGGACGCGGCGGAAGCCTATGTCGCTTTCCGCGGGCGGATGCCGACGGTGGAGCCGCTGCTACGGCAGAGGGGATTTGCGGAGCCGGCGGGGTAG
- a CDS encoding M16 family metallopeptidase, translating to MTAHAPIVTIASRAEHVQRITTPAGLEAWLVESHAVPLVALEFAIRGGASQDPCEKPGLATLLASTLDEGAGPYDARGFHRAIDDLAIHIGFGADRDAISGHLQTLSRNVDKAFGLLKLALNDARLEAGDVARVRSQLAAELKRDANDPDSMASKAFREAAFPNHPYGRSVRGDLASIDTLSREDLIALRERLFARRDLKIGVVGAIDATRLSELLDATFGGLALQNDLAPVPEIAVANVGMREIVDLDVPQSTIRFGRPSITKHDPDYYAVVVANHILGGGTFTSRLFREVREKRGMAYSVYSHLNEYDHCPMLIGAAATKNERAGEAIGVIQEEFRNFVAGGPTEDELDKAKKFLTGSYALRFDTSTKIASQLVNLQLDGFEPSFLDERNGKIAAVTMEDCQRGAKRLLGDGDLLVTVVGKPAGV from the coding sequence ATGACCGCTCACGCGCCCATCGTCACCATCGCCTCCCGCGCCGAACATGTGCAGCGGATCACGACGCCGGCCGGCCTTGAGGCCTGGCTCGTGGAGAGCCACGCCGTGCCGCTCGTCGCGCTCGAATTCGCGATCCGCGGCGGCGCGTCGCAGGATCCTTGCGAGAAGCCCGGACTGGCGACGCTGCTCGCGTCGACGCTCGACGAAGGCGCCGGCCCCTATGACGCGCGCGGCTTCCATCGCGCCATCGACGATCTCGCGATCCATATCGGCTTCGGCGCCGATCGCGACGCGATCTCGGGCCATCTGCAGACGCTCTCGCGCAATGTCGACAAGGCCTTCGGCCTCTTGAAGCTCGCGCTCAACGACGCGCGGCTCGAGGCCGGCGACGTCGCGCGCGTGCGCAGCCAGCTCGCCGCGGAATTGAAGCGCGACGCCAATGACCCGGACTCGATGGCGTCGAAAGCCTTCCGCGAAGCGGCCTTCCCGAACCATCCCTATGGGCGCTCGGTGCGCGGCGATCTCGCGTCGATCGACACGCTCTCGCGTGAAGACCTCATCGCCCTGCGCGAGCGGCTCTTCGCGAGACGCGATCTCAAGATCGGCGTCGTCGGCGCGATCGACGCGACGCGGCTCTCGGAACTCCTTGACGCGACGTTCGGCGGGCTGGCGCTGCAAAACGATCTCGCGCCCGTCCCGGAGATCGCAGTCGCCAATGTCGGCATGCGCGAGATCGTCGATCTCGACGTGCCGCAATCGACGATCCGCTTCGGGCGCCCGTCGATCACCAAGCACGATCCCGACTATTACGCCGTCGTCGTCGCCAATCACATTCTGGGCGGCGGCACCTTCACGTCGCGGCTGTTCCGCGAGGTGCGCGAGAAGCGCGGCATGGCCTATTCGGTCTATTCGCATCTCAATGAATATGATCATTGCCCGATGCTGATCGGCGCCGCCGCGACGAAGAACGAGCGCGCCGGCGAGGCGATCGGCGTCATCCAGGAAGAGTTCAGAAATTTCGTCGCCGGGGGTCCGACCGAGGACGAATTGGACAAGGCGAAGAAATTCCTCACCGGCTCCTATGCGCTGCGCTTCGACACCTCGACGAAGATCGCGAGCCAGCTCGTCAATCTGCAGCTCGATGGGTTCGAACCGAGCTTCCTCGACGAGCGCAACGGCAAGATCGCCGCGGTGACGATGGAGGATTGTCAGCGCGGCGCGAAGCGGCTGCTCGGCGACGGCGACCTGCTGGTGACGGTGGTGGGGAAGCCGGCGGGGGTGTGA
- a CDS encoding M16 family metallopeptidase, with protein sequence MSFETKASAVSLAPGAAAPGPARASITSFTLDNGMEVVVIPDARTPVVTHMVWYKNGAADDPLGQSGIAHFLEHLMFKGTASHPQGEFSNLVAELGGQENAFTSYDYTAYFQRIGKEHLPTLMAFEADRMRNLVLTDEVVDPERDVVLEERRMRTDSDPSAQLDEAVQAALFAHHPYGIPIIGWNHEIEGLGRAHALAYYQRFYTPENAVLIVAGDVDADEVERLAKDTYGKIPAQAAPPRRARAQEPPHRAHRLVTLRDEKVEQPAHEQVYLVPSYSTAQPGEAEALETLAYMLGGGPTSALYDALVVEEQVAVGAGAYYMGSAVDDTRLWVYATPAPGVSLQDLDVAIDRVLRRFGEEPIDAEHLQRAKTRLIADAVYAQDSQVSLARWYGEALATGLTIDDVVAWPERMEKVTADDVQDAARKWLDKRRAVTGFLLPA encoded by the coding sequence ATGTCATTTGAGACGAAGGCGTCAGCCGTTTCGCTTGCGCCGGGGGCAGCCGCGCCGGGGCCTGCGCGCGCGAGCATTACGAGCTTCACGCTCGACAACGGCATGGAAGTCGTCGTCATTCCGGACGCGCGAACGCCCGTCGTCACCCACATGGTTTGGTACAAGAACGGCGCCGCCGACGATCCGCTCGGCCAGTCCGGCATCGCGCATTTCCTCGAACATCTGATGTTCAAGGGCACGGCCAGTCATCCGCAGGGCGAGTTCTCGAACCTCGTCGCAGAACTCGGCGGTCAGGAGAACGCCTTCACCAGCTATGATTACACGGCCTATTTCCAGCGCATCGGCAAGGAGCATCTCCCCACGCTGATGGCGTTCGAGGCCGATCGCATGCGCAATCTGGTCCTGACCGACGAGGTCGTCGATCCGGAGCGCGACGTGGTGCTTGAAGAGCGTCGCATGCGCACCGACAGCGACCCTTCCGCCCAGCTCGACGAGGCCGTACAGGCCGCGCTCTTCGCCCATCATCCCTACGGCATCCCGATCATCGGCTGGAATCACGAGATCGAGGGGCTCGGTCGCGCACATGCGCTCGCCTATTACCAGCGCTTCTACACGCCGGAAAACGCTGTCCTCATCGTCGCCGGCGACGTCGACGCTGACGAGGTCGAGCGTCTCGCCAAGGACACCTACGGCAAGATCCCCGCGCAGGCCGCGCCGCCGCGCCGCGCCCGCGCGCAGGAGCCTCCGCACCGCGCCCACCGTCTGGTGACGTTGCGCGATGAGAAGGTCGAGCAGCCGGCGCATGAGCAGGTCTATCTCGTGCCGTCCTACAGCACCGCGCAACCCGGCGAAGCCGAAGCGCTGGAGACGCTCGCCTATATGCTCGGCGGCGGGCCGACGAGCGCGCTCTATGACGCGCTGGTCGTCGAGGAGCAGGTCGCGGTCGGCGCCGGCGCGTATTACATGGGCTCCGCAGTCGACGACACGCGGCTTTGGGTCTATGCGACGCCCGCGCCGGGCGTTTCGCTCCAGGATCTCGACGTCGCGATCGATCGCGTGCTGCGACGCTTCGGAGAAGAGCCGATCGACGCGGAGCATCTGCAGCGCGCCAAGACCCGGCTGATCGCCGACGCCGTCTACGCGCAGGATAGCCAGGTCTCGCTTGCCCGCTGGTATGGCGAGGCTTTGGCCACTGGCCTCACCATCGACGACGTCGTCGCCTGGCCCGAGCGCATGGAGAAGGTGACGGCCGACGACGTGCAAGACGCCGCGCGCAAATGGCTCGACAAGCGCAGGGCCGTTACGGGCTTTCTGCTTCCGGCCTGA
- the lspA gene encoding signal peptidase II, with translation MSGRLSPRALGLAAALAALAFDQAHKFWMLHIFDVAARPPMSLAPFLDIVLSWNYGVSYSLFPAHEALTRLALLTMQGAIIAGLAIWMVRTQSRATAVALGLIIGGALGNAADRITRGAVADFFYLHTSLPVGPLANYVFNLADVFITAGVALLVIEGFFLPQERRAET, from the coding sequence TTGTCTGGCAGACTTTCCCCTCGCGCGCTGGGCCTCGCCGCGGCGCTCGCCGCTCTGGCGTTCGACCAGGCGCATAAATTCTGGATGCTGCATATATTTGACGTCGCCGCCCGGCCGCCGATGAGCCTTGCGCCGTTCCTCGACATCGTATTGTCCTGGAACTACGGCGTCTCCTATTCGCTGTTTCCCGCCCACGAAGCCTTGACCCGCCTCGCGCTGTTGACGATGCAGGGCGCGATTATCGCTGGATTGGCGATCTGGATGGTGCGCACGCAGAGCCGCGCGACGGCTGTGGCGCTGGGATTGATCATCGGCGGCGCGCTCGGCAACGCCGCCGACCGCATCACACGGGGGGCGGTCGCCGATTTCTTCTATCTGCACACCAGCCTGCCCGTCGGACCTCTCGCGAACTACGTGTTTAATCTCGCCGATGTCTTCATTACGGCGGGCGTGGCGCTGCTGGTCATTGAGGGGTTTTTTCTGCCGCAGGAGCGGCGCGCCGAGACTTGA
- a CDS encoding outer membrane protein — MTALLGAAGAAKAADPAPLVLKAPPPLLAASPWRVEFGTRYWFSSGNHKYDYYDALVPGLLISRLTFGDLTGHSAETFFRVDHESGVFLKGFLGGGTLASGKLNDEDTVAATKGPYSNTVHVQSGGSLKYVTVDLGYNVVETRLPTGQPVRIGPFVGYNNFHERMNSFGCAQILAGTEFCSTDPPNRVPYPTSLDGLDFDVAWNSLRVGVGGEIELTPGLRASLEAAWIHSWLWNTDYHNFRPEIRGVQQSGKGDGFQLEGLIAYDLTPRFSVGVGGRYWQFSAPGKDHGERVFNNVTRPIYSFSQRYGFFLQAGYRFGGPDDPTGAGHFGPLFGRAEAQPHEWRGVYLGGHVGYGFGAAKDTTLAARSPEAAILQTDFRAPFAQRSDIAGFVGGGQIGYNWRLHPLLVAGLETDVAYANIGGSYGASANFGVGDAARNFAASTKRLLEWLGTVRGRLGLLLRDDVMLYVTGGFAYGQVSALGALGDGNKFCALDFYCSAGAYSGFATGWTAGAGLEYAVARNWSLKAEWLYVDLGRQSYQINAFGGSVLDGFPANFAASSASATHLIRTGFNYRIDWPEPEGPIIVAQ, encoded by the coding sequence ATGACGGCCCTTCTGGGGGCAGCCGGCGCCGCCAAGGCCGCCGATCCGGCGCCGCTCGTTTTAAAAGCGCCGCCGCCACTATTGGCGGCTTCGCCGTGGCGAGTGGAATTTGGGACCCGCTACTGGTTCAGTTCGGGCAACCATAAATATGATTACTACGACGCCCTCGTCCCCGGACTGTTGATTTCACGTCTCACCTTCGGCGATTTGACCGGGCATTCAGCCGAGACCTTCTTTCGCGTCGACCATGAGAGCGGCGTCTTCCTTAAGGGTTTTCTCGGCGGCGGGACTCTCGCGAGCGGCAAGCTCAATGACGAGGATACTGTCGCAGCGACGAAAGGCCCCTACAGCAATACTGTCCATGTTCAGAGCGGCGGCTCGCTCAAATATGTCACCGTCGATCTGGGCTATAATGTCGTGGAGACCAGATTGCCGACCGGCCAGCCGGTCAGGATCGGTCCTTTTGTTGGATACAATAATTTCCACGAGCGGATGAATTCATTCGGCTGCGCGCAGATTCTCGCCGGCACGGAGTTTTGCTCGACCGATCCGCCGAACAGGGTTCCTTACCCGACGAGTCTGGACGGGCTCGATTTCGACGTGGCTTGGAACTCGCTGCGCGTCGGCGTCGGCGGCGAGATCGAACTGACGCCGGGCCTTCGCGCATCGCTCGAAGCGGCCTGGATTCATAGCTGGTTGTGGAACACCGACTATCACAATTTTCGCCCCGAAATCCGAGGCGTGCAGCAGTCGGGCAAGGGGGACGGTTTTCAGCTCGAAGGCCTCATCGCCTATGATCTGACGCCGCGTTTCAGCGTGGGCGTCGGCGGCCGCTATTGGCAGTTCAGCGCGCCAGGCAAGGACCATGGCGAGCGCGTGTTCAACAACGTGACCAGGCCGATCTACTCATTTTCGCAGCGCTATGGCTTTTTCTTGCAGGCGGGCTACCGCTTTGGCGGGCCTGACGATCCGACCGGCGCTGGACATTTCGGGCCGCTCTTCGGCAGGGCGGAAGCGCAGCCGCATGAATGGCGCGGCGTCTATCTCGGCGGCCATGTCGGCTATGGGTTCGGCGCTGCGAAAGACACGACGCTCGCGGCGCGCTCGCCGGAAGCGGCGATCCTCCAGACCGATTTCAGGGCGCCCTTCGCGCAGCGTTCGGACATCGCGGGCTTCGTCGGCGGCGGGCAGATCGGTTATAATTGGCGCTTGCATCCGCTCCTCGTCGCGGGTCTCGAGACCGACGTCGCCTACGCCAATATCGGCGGTTCTTACGGCGCTTCCGCCAATTTCGGCGTTGGCGACGCTGCGCGGAATTTCGCCGCCAGCACCAAACGTCTGCTCGAATGGCTCGGGACCGTGCGCGGGCGGTTGGGGCTGCTGCTACGCGATGACGTCATGCTCTACGTCACCGGCGGCTTCGCCTATGGCCAGGTCTCGGCGCTTGGGGCGCTCGGCGACGGCAACAAGTTTTGCGCGCTCGACTTCTATTGCTCGGCCGGCGCCTATTCCGGCTTCGCGACGGGCTGGACGGCCGGCGCGGGGCTCGAATACGCCGTCGCCCGCAATTGGAGCCTCAAGGCCGAATGGCTCTACGTCGATCTGGGCCGGCAGAGCTATCAGATCAACGCCTTCGGCGGCTCCGTTCTGGATGGGTTTCCCGCGAATTTCGCCGCATCAAGCGCCAGCGCGACCCATCTTATCCGCACCGGCTTTAACTACCGGATCGACTGGCCCGAGCCGGAAGGACCGATCATCGTCGCCCAGTGA
- the groES gene encoding co-chaperone GroES codes for MTFRPLHDRVVVKRLEGEEKTKGGIIIPDTAKEKPQEGKVVSVGPGARDENGKLNPLDVKSGDRVLFGKWSGTEVKIDGDDLLIMKESDILGIVD; via the coding sequence ATGACGTTCCGTCCCCTCCACGACCGCGTCGTGGTCAAGCGACTCGAAGGCGAGGAAAAAACCAAAGGCGGCATCATCATTCCGGACACCGCCAAAGAGAAGCCGCAAGAGGGCAAGGTGGTTTCCGTCGGCCCCGGCGCTCGCGACGAAAACGGCAAGCTGAACCCGCTCGACGTCAAGTCCGGCGACCGCGTGCTGTTCGGCAAATGGTCCGGCACCGAAGTCAAGATCGACGGCGATGACCTGCTCATCATGAAGGAAAGCGACATCCTCGGCATCGTCGACTGA
- the groL gene encoding chaperonin GroEL (60 kDa chaperone family; promotes refolding of misfolded polypeptides especially under stressful conditions; forms two stacked rings of heptamers to form a barrel-shaped 14mer; ends can be capped by GroES; misfolded proteins enter the barrel where they are refolded when GroES binds): protein MAAKDVRFSTDARDRILRGVEILNNAVKVTLGPKGRNVVIEKSFGAPRISKDGVTVAKEIELADRFENLGAQLVREVASKQNDIAGDGTTTATVLAASIAREGSKAVAAGLNPMDLKRGVDLAVEAIVADLKLHSKKVTSNDEIAQVGTISANGDSFIGEEIAKAMQKVGNEGVITVEEAKSLETETDIVEGMQFDRGYLSPYFITNAEKMIAELDDPYILIHEKKLSTLQPLLPILEAVVQTGKPLLIVAEDIEGEALATLVVNKLRGGLKIAAVKAPGFGDRRKAMLEDIAILTGGELIAEDLGIKLENVTLAMLGRAKRVRIEKENTTIIDGAGEKKDIEARISQIKGQIEETTSDYDREKLQERLAKLAGGVAVIRVGGATEVEVKEKKDRVDDALNATRAAVEEGVSPGGGVALLRAIKALDAVKVGNPDQQTGVDIVRKAIQAPARQIVDNAGGDGAVVVGKLLEATEYGYGFDAQKGEYGDLMKLGIIDPTKVVRTALQDAASIAGLIITTEATITEAPKKEGPPAMPGGGGMGGMDF from the coding sequence ATGGCTGCAAAAGACGTCCGTTTCTCGACCGACGCCCGCGACCGCATTCTGCGCGGCGTCGAAATCCTCAACAACGCCGTCAAAGTCACGCTCGGCCCTAAGGGCCGCAACGTCGTCATTGAGAAGTCCTTCGGCGCGCCGCGCATCAGCAAGGACGGCGTCACCGTCGCCAAGGAAATCGAACTTGCCGACAGGTTCGAAAATCTCGGCGCACAGCTCGTCCGCGAAGTCGCCTCCAAGCAGAACGACATCGCTGGCGACGGCACGACAACGGCGACGGTTCTCGCCGCTTCGATCGCCCGCGAGGGCTCCAAGGCGGTCGCCGCTGGCCTCAACCCGATGGATCTGAAGCGCGGCGTCGATCTCGCCGTCGAAGCCATCGTCGCCGACCTCAAGCTGCATTCGAAAAAGGTCACCTCGAACGACGAGATCGCTCAGGTCGGCACGATTTCGGCGAATGGCGACAGCTTCATCGGCGAAGAAATCGCCAAGGCGATGCAGAAGGTCGGCAATGAAGGCGTGATCACGGTCGAGGAGGCGAAGAGCCTCGAGACCGAGACCGACATCGTCGAAGGCATGCAGTTCGATCGCGGCTATCTCTCGCCCTATTTCATCACCAACGCCGAGAAGATGATCGCCGAACTCGACGATCCCTACATCCTCATCCATGAAAAGAAGCTGTCGACGCTGCAGCCGTTGCTGCCGATCCTCGAGGCGGTGGTGCAGACCGGCAAGCCGCTGCTGATCGTCGCTGAGGACATCGAAGGCGAAGCGCTGGCGACCCTCGTCGTCAACAAGCTGCGCGGCGGCCTGAAGATCGCCGCCGTCAAGGCGCCCGGCTTCGGCGATCGCCGCAAGGCGATGCTCGAAGACATCGCCATCCTCACCGGCGGCGAGTTGATCGCCGAGGACCTCGGCATCAAGCTCGAGAACGTCACGCTCGCCATGCTCGGCCGCGCCAAGCGCGTGCGCATCGAGAAGGAGAACACGACGATCATCGACGGCGCCGGCGAGAAGAAGGACATCGAGGCGCGCATCTCCCAGATCAAGGGACAGATCGAGGAGACCACCTCGGACTACGACCGCGAAAAGCTGCAGGAACGTCTGGCGAAGCTCGCCGGCGGCGTCGCGGTGATCCGCGTCGGCGGCGCGACCGAGGTCGAAGTGAAAGAAAAGAAGGACCGCGTCGATGACGCCTTGAACGCCACCCGCGCGGCGGTCGAGGAAGGCGTTTCGCCCGGCGGCGGCGTGGCGCTGCTGCGCGCCATCAAGGCGCTCGACGCCGTCAAGGTCGGCAATCCCGACCAGCAGACCGGCGTCGACATTGTCCGCAAGGCGATTCAGGCGCCGGCGCGCCAGATCGTCGACAACGCCGGCGGCGACGGCGCCGTGGTGGTCGGCAAGCTGCTCGAGGCGACGGAATATGGCTACGGCTTCGACGCGCAGAAGGGCGAGTATGGCGATCTGATGAAGCTCGGCATCATCGACCCGACCAAGGTCGTGCGCACCGCGCTGCAGGACGCCGCGTCGATCGCCGGTCTGATCATCACCACCGAGGCGACGATCACCGAAGCGCCGAAGAAGGAAGGCCCGCCGGCCATGCCGGGCGGCGGCGGCATGGGCGGCATGGACTTCTAA
- a CDS encoding ferritin-like domain-containing protein, producing MGLFSKDIKTIDDLFVHTLRDIYYAENQILKALPDMVEKASDPQLREAFEQHLGETENQVRRLEKVFELHGVAPKGVNCPAIDGILEEADEISGETADNEVLDAALIASAQAVEHYEITRYGTLIAWAKELGREDCAQLLSETLAEEKNADKKLSSLAEGRINRKAA from the coding sequence ATGGGTCTCTTTTCCAAAGACATCAAGACGATCGACGATCTGTTCGTGCACACGCTGCGCGACATCTACTATGCTGAAAACCAGATCCTGAAAGCGCTGCCCGACATGGTCGAGAAGGCCTCCGATCCGCAGCTGAGGGAAGCGTTCGAGCAGCACCTCGGCGAGACGGAAAATCAGGTGCGCCGGCTCGAGAAAGTGTTTGAGCTGCATGGCGTGGCGCCCAAGGGCGTCAACTGCCCGGCGATCGACGGCATCCTCGAAGAGGCCGACGAAATCTCGGGCGAAACCGCCGACAATGAAGTGCTGGACGCCGCGCTGATCGCGAGCGCTCAGGCGGTCGAGCATTATGAAATCACGCGCTACGGCACGCTGATCGCCTGGGCGAAGGAGCTTGGCCGCGAGGACTGCGCGCAGCTTCTGTCGGAGACGCTCGCCGAAGAAAAGAACGCTGACAAAAAACTCTCGTCGCTCGCCGAAGGGCGGATCAACCGCAAGGCCGCCTGA
- a CDS encoding aa3-type cytochrome c oxidase subunit IV: protein MASLRTPAESNGDWAEHVRTYNTFLLLLKIGAASTAILLLLLYFFVAR, encoded by the coding sequence ATGGCGAGCTTGCGCACGCCGGCGGAGTCGAACGGCGACTGGGCCGAGCATGTAAGGACCTACAACACGTTCTTGTTGCTGCTAAAGATCGGCGCGGCAAGCACTGCGATCCTGCTGCTCCTGCTGTATTTCTTCGTCGCGCGCTAG